The following coding sequences are from one Chelonoidis abingdonii isolate Lonesome George chromosome 4, CheloAbing_2.0, whole genome shotgun sequence window:
- the TNNT2 gene encoding troponin T, cardiac muscle isoform X3, which yields MTNLVPPKIPGGEKVDFDDIHRKRMEKDLNELQGLIDAHFENRKKEEEELISLKDRIEHRRAERAEQQRIRSEREKERQARVAEERARREEEEARKKAEEEARKKKAFSNMLHFGGYLQKTEKKGGKKQTEREKKKKILSERRKPLNIDHLNEDKLRDKAKELWQSIHDLEAEKFELQEKFKRQKYEINVLRNRISDHQKV from the exons ATGACAAACTTGGTGCCTCCCAAGATCCCGGGTGGGGAGAAAGTGGACTTTGAT GACATTCACCGCAAGCGCATGGAGAAGGATCTGAACGAGCTGCAGGGCCTGATCGATGCCCATTTCGAGAACaggaagaaggaggaagaggagctgatCTCCCTCAAGGACCGAATC GAGCATCGGCGAGCGGAGCGGGCAGAGCAGCAGCGGATCCGCAGTGAGCGGGAGAAGGAGCGCCAGGCCCGCGTGGCT GAAGAGAGAGCCCGCAGAGAAGAAGAGGAGGCCAGGAAGAAGGCTGAAGAGGAAGCCAGGAAGAAGAAGGCTTTCTCCAACATGCTGCATTTTGGGGGCTACCTGCAGAAG ACAGAGAAGAAAGGCGGGAAGAAACAAACGGAgcgggagaagaagaagaagatccTCAGCGAGCGGCGGAAGCCTCTGAATATCGACCACCTCAATGAAGACAAGTTGAG GGACAAGGCCAAGGAGCTGTGGCAGAGCATCCACGACCTGGAGGCTGAGAAATTTGAGCTGCAGGAAAAGTTCAAGCGGCAGAAATACGAG ATTAACGTTCTCCGAAACCGCATTAGCGATCACCAGAAGGTGTAA
- the TNNT2 gene encoding troponin T, cardiac muscle isoform X1: MTNLVPPKIPGGEKVDFDDIHRKRMEKDLNELQGLIDAHFENRKKEEEELISLKDRIEHRRAERAEQQRIRSEREKERQARVAEERARREEEEARKKAEEEARKKKAFSNMLHFGGYLQKTEKKGGKKQTEREKKKKILSERRKPLNIDHLNEDKLRDKAKELWQSIHDLEAEKFELQEKFKRQKYEIVTLTARCDELSKYSKTARGKSVVGGRWK; encoded by the exons ATGACAAACTTGGTGCCTCCCAAGATCCCGGGTGGGGAGAAAGTGGACTTTGAT GACATTCACCGCAAGCGCATGGAGAAGGATCTGAACGAGCTGCAGGGCCTGATCGATGCCCATTTCGAGAACaggaagaaggaggaagaggagctgatCTCCCTCAAGGACCGAATC GAGCATCGGCGAGCGGAGCGGGCAGAGCAGCAGCGGATCCGCAGTGAGCGGGAGAAGGAGCGCCAGGCCCGCGTGGCT GAAGAGAGAGCCCGCAGAGAAGAAGAGGAGGCCAGGAAGAAGGCTGAAGAGGAAGCCAGGAAGAAGAAGGCTTTCTCCAACATGCTGCATTTTGGGGGCTACCTGCAGAAG ACAGAGAAGAAAGGCGGGAAGAAACAAACGGAgcgggagaagaagaagaagatccTCAGCGAGCGGCGGAAGCCTCTGAATATCGACCACCTCAATGAAGACAAGTTGAG GGACAAGGCCAAGGAGCTGTGGCAGAGCATCCACGACCTGGAGGCTGAGAAATTTGAGCTGCAGGAAAAGTTCAAGCGGCAGAAATACGAG ATTGTCACGCTCACTGCTCGCTGCGATGAGCTAAGCAAGTA
- the TNNT2 gene encoding troponin T, cardiac muscle isoform X2, whose protein sequence is MTNLVPPKIPGGEKVDFDDIHRKRMEKDLNELQGLIDAHFENRKKEEEELISLKDRIEHRRAERAEQQRIRSEREKERQARVAEERARREEEEARKKAEEEARKKKAFSNMLHFGGYLQKTEKKGGKKQTEREKKKKILSERRKPLNIDHLNEDKLRDKAKELWQSIHDLEAEKFELQEKFKRQKYEIVTLTARCDELSK, encoded by the exons ATGACAAACTTGGTGCCTCCCAAGATCCCGGGTGGGGAGAAAGTGGACTTTGAT GACATTCACCGCAAGCGCATGGAGAAGGATCTGAACGAGCTGCAGGGCCTGATCGATGCCCATTTCGAGAACaggaagaaggaggaagaggagctgatCTCCCTCAAGGACCGAATC GAGCATCGGCGAGCGGAGCGGGCAGAGCAGCAGCGGATCCGCAGTGAGCGGGAGAAGGAGCGCCAGGCCCGCGTGGCT GAAGAGAGAGCCCGCAGAGAAGAAGAGGAGGCCAGGAAGAAGGCTGAAGAGGAAGCCAGGAAGAAGAAGGCTTTCTCCAACATGCTGCATTTTGGGGGCTACCTGCAGAAG ACAGAGAAGAAAGGCGGGAAGAAACAAACGGAgcgggagaagaagaagaagatccTCAGCGAGCGGCGGAAGCCTCTGAATATCGACCACCTCAATGAAGACAAGTTGAG GGACAAGGCCAAGGAGCTGTGGCAGAGCATCCACGACCTGGAGGCTGAGAAATTTGAGCTGCAGGAAAAGTTCAAGCGGCAGAAATACGAG ATTGTCACGCTCACTGCTCGCTGCGATGAGCTAAGCAAGTA A